A stretch of DNA from Ricinus communis isolate WT05 ecotype wild-type chromosome 4, ASM1957865v1, whole genome shotgun sequence:
CGACTTCGTGTTAATAatactgaaatttaaaatttgaaaaattcttatctagttttaatatatatactataactaataaaaatgcAACAGCATATCTTctactattcaaaatttcattgCATTTTCATATGCAACTCCAATCAACTAATTTCTGCAATCTCTGGCATACCCTTGAAGTCTCCACACCAACTCTTGAAATTTTAACCTGAAACAAAAGATTTTCCGAATAAATCCACTTGAGAGACTTCTTCAATGAATTATCAAGGTGCAGCCTTTAGACAGACAGACAGACATAAGTATAACTTGGCAGTGGTATGGGGAGTAATTAGTTAAAAAGGCCATTATTGAGTAGTGCGGTGGTGCAAGAAACAAGATATAATCTCATGTCTTTTCCATTACtacaaagaaaaagatctTCCTTTTCTATTATGGTGAGAGAAAATGAAGGTTGAAACTTGAAATCTCAATTCGACTTTTAGCAGCAAAACAcagtaataaagaaaaatatagctAAAATGGAATTTTATTCAGCAATTACTCACCTGAGCATGGATGATGTGAAACACCTTATCGCCCACAGTAGAAAAACTGGCACTGACGACTTCAGCTCCTTCTTCCTCAACAATGGTGATAACTTCATACAACATGAAGTTTTTCTTCAAGCCACTTATCAAAATGACTTCAATGCTGGAACCCAAGTCTCTAAGTTCAATCATTGGCAATCTCGATCCCATCGTCGTCGCATCCAGTGCATTATTGTTAGTGCTATTAGTTGCTAATGATCTCATTGCTTGttccttcatcttcttcaatttctctattctttctttcaagTGTTTTATGTAGGCCGCGGCATGATCTAGTTGATCTTGCTGCGATAACGTGTCCTATACAACAAACAATCAATATATAGCtgggattttatttttatttttttttaaagaaaattaatattagcaAGTCACGTGAAGCAATCGGTATAAGTTGAGACTGAAACAATACTATAAAGACATAAACAAGCTTAGTAACTAGTAAACTGTATTAGAGCTCATTTCGGTATCTTCACTGTACTAAGCAAAACATAAAAATGGCACCATTGCTTACGCATTGTGAACATAATTCTGTTCAATAGTAAtctgtttatttcttttacgtAATATAATGAGGAGTACAGCAATAAATTTGAATGGATAACTCATCGACTATAGTACTGAGTTGCTTGTCATGACTGCAGTACGTACTCAGAATTAACTGCATACTGGACGCAAGGGAAAAAGAAACCCATTACTGTTACCAAAACCTGCGTAACAGATGTGCGGTTGGTTTTAATCCCAAAATTATCATCTATCTTAAAACTGGACCCCCTACTGCTTCAATTCTTGCCGCAAGAATTTCCTGACTTGTTATATTGTGTCAGgcatttgattaatattaattggAGTTGATGATAAAAATTCATTGAATTTGGGGCGACCCTAGTAACAGCAATAAACCCAAATTTGTTGATCGATCTGATGATGTTATTAGATGCTTAAAAACTTAATGATTGAAGAATAAAGGAATTCCCAGTATACACACTGTATAGGCAATTTACCTTGGAATGCTTTAAGTGATGAGAAGGAATAAGAGAAGCAAGCTTGAAACATAAACCCTTCATATGAATTCTTCGGTTCCTCTCGACTGTCTTTCGATCAAGTTTTGGTGACCCAGTAGAGTTGgttttcttcatcttctttgtGAACTCTCAAAAGCTTTCTTAatatcttgattttcttttccttcactCTATGTTTATATACTGAATCCCAACACTAAGTGAAAAGAAACTTCAATTAATCGAACCAaggaacaaaataaataaatacagaaaGCAAATTTGTTTTATTCCATTCCTTTTGTCTGAAGGGTGTTtgcagaaaagaagaaaaataagaagaaggagaaaaatactataaagaaataaataaaagaaaagaggaatgAGTTAAAAATGGAAAAGGGTGTGGATCCACACGGGGAGATATATAGGCGAGGAAATGAAGTGTGCAAAGTGAATGAACATGTTTGAAGCTACAAATTCAGATAACCAATAAGGAAATGACAGGGGAAATATCCGCAGTCTATTGTCAAACAGAGAACGTGGGACCGTATGCAATTCGGCAATCAAAGAAGCAGAAAATGACGCACCTGAGACTTAAAAGCAGATTTTTCATTTTCGGAAACAGCGACTAGCGGCTGCAAGAAAAAAGTGTAACCACTTCTCTATATgttaaatcataataataggCTTCCGTTGAAAGTGAAAATTCACTAATTATTCCATCTTTCCTATGCACACGTAGTGAATGAATTCTCATAATAGTTTAAAGAATAAGTTCCCATTTGccaatgataaattaaataaaaataattttaaattttaaataaaaataccatTAATATCaacattataatttttttcttgtattaataaaatttaaacccaatacttatttttatttctaaaatagccGCATATTTTGCCATTGTTATTGGCTGGCATATTATGGTTTTATTTATGAGAAAAATCACAAGCAGTGCAATAATACCTTAACGTCAAGTCAgacaaaaggaagaagaaaactgGTTGAAGAATTAATGGAAaacaagaattaaagaaaagaaaaagggtgaCCAAATACTAAACtggatatatatgtataatgtgATGTTGCAGTGTAAAAGAAGGCTGAATCCAGAATTGATAGTTTGAAGACTCTCGACTATTTGATATCTATACGTCTTGCCACAATCACAAGTCAAAGCCGCGCAGTCACCGTCCATAATTTCTACTGTAAATTCTTCTGTTTCTTAAGAGCCTCGACAGATAGGATAGCAGAAAATTGAACATAAATGTGTTAGCTAGTCACAGATTATTGTATCTTTCGCAGCACCGGCCACCACCAACCCTGAAGGATATTGACTCATTCAACACATAATATCATactacttcttcttcttaactATACCATGCTGTAATTAGCTCTTTTCGTAGAGCAATAAAATCACCTGCTTATTACCAAAAGCCACAAAAGGAGAACAAAAAAAGCCATGTAAGCATTGTACCATGGACGccttatataaattttctttaccaATTTGATCTACTGAATACCTTACCTTAAGTAGCATGGTGGTATTGTCATTTGTTGAGGTCTGAGTTTGGGGTTTTAATAGCCATCATTTGTATTGtgttttgttaaaatttataaaattatttataaatataaaatctacGCGTTTTGAACGaagtgaaagttaatttataattttatatatttaaagttaatttttaattctttactACTGTAAAACAACGAAAATCTTCACAATTTAGAGAATTAgtgttaaaatttatacaaattgctaaataagaaagaaaaaatttgtgTAAAACACaactttcatatatatataaattctatcaacctttttttttatataataaagaattttatcaccttaaaattttcaatattattaagGATAATTAAACATGACTTGCATATATTCCAATTAGGATGAGGAGATacaaataatttgaaattatgACAGATCATCACATAAGtacaatataaataagaatttataacaaaaaagaagacaCTCTACAACCAAGAAGATAGTCATATTCTTATAAGAATAAGGACCAAACTTAGTATTATGTAAGGAAGGATTGACCTACGATTTAGAtatcttattttcatttcatattttcacattctttaatttgtttctcaAATCTTTGACTTAAGTATCAGAATATATTCAGGAGATCCACTTTTGGTGATTTCttcattatacttatttaCATGTAATTATCTTTGAGGATCATCATGATAGGAGTTCGTCTATCCTATTAAGTGATTCATCAAATACTGAAACTAACAGTTGCAGGAGGCTATAACAACCAAAACGAACatacatattttacttttttatatcttCGTGTACATTTCTTGTTGCTCTATTGTTGAAAACCTGAATGGTCATACTTTGAATGATAATCCATCAAATTATATGGTTTTTGCTTTGGTAATAAACTTAGGATTTCAACCAGACAATGGATGTTAGGCTTGTGTACTTTTGTACttttattaaatcaaaagttAACCATTTTTTCATACCATATTTTAGTTTACTGATTCTGCCCATTCAACATAAccaatctaaaaaaataatccttgTCTTAACAATTGTTACATGCTATTGTCACCTGATAGGATTCGGACAACACTAGATATCTGCtaagtaaagaaaataagaaatgagTTGGATTTTTGGCCTGAAACTCATTCTAATgcttaagttaataaatatataggcTTGGGATAAATTATAATTGCATTACCTGAGAACGGCGAGGACTTTCGGCATTTATAGTGGTTATCTGATATTAAGATAGTGGAGATGGTATCCTGAGTTATAGGAAGCATGCATGTCGGAGATGGAGATTCTGAATTAACGGATCTTTTACCAAATTTCTGTGCTTAGTTGGGATATTTAACTCGCCATGGATTTTCATCTTGGACGAGAATGCATCACGTACGTACCATTCATAAGTTTGTGCgatttaatttcatttccTTCTGTTTTCCATAAATGGCATATGTTTATAGAAGTTGCAATcacatttttataataaaactaaGGAGTTCATTCGTCAACTCTACTCATTCTACATCCGCCTTAACATTTTTGATCCGATCGATTTGCCTTTCTCCTGAGTGGTGAGACAATTACCATCTGATTATTGGATATGCTATTGCTATAGCTTTTTCTCGCCGACTACGGAAGCATAGCCAGAGTACAAAACTTCACGTAAACACACTACCCCCGCCCCTCCTTCTTACATCTCTTGCTTCACTCTTATGTTCACCTAGTGGTCCACTAAATATAAATGTACTACTTTCTTCTAGGCTGTGCCTACCATCAAGCTATTGCTTCTTACTTGGTccttttaaattataacacTGGCAAATATAGCACTCTTACCAACATTAGAACTTGTTAATTGCCATGTGAGGCAAGTTGAAGCCCTTTCATCAGCTTGAATTGTTGGCTCAAAGATTAGCAATATAAACGCCGCTACCCCTTTTCACCAAATAACGTAAAGAGAGTCTTTCAGTGTAAATTATACTATAATTTTCTGCCATAGTGGAGTAGTAATTACCGGATTGAGACCAATTGCAATCTCACGGTTTAACTCACAAgagttttattatatagtataTAGATTGCACCAAcaaacttaattaaaaaatatataaaactaaactcaatTAAGCAGGATGAATTAAACCAGAGACTAGTGTTGGAGTGAAGAATAAATTTAGGGGCCAAAATTTcacaagaaaattgaaatttaaaatatacatacaCAAATAAATAGTACCCACTTCTAAAATTTATCCCATTTGGCACGATTCAATCTCTCCCGGCTCCGCACAATGCTAGAGAAATTCAATAGTAGGGACAAGTTGGGTAGTAGCTGTAGCAGTCCAAAATTACTTCTAGACCAAAGTTCGattttaacaaaaagaaaaactaaaaaaaaaaaaacagaactGAAACATTCAATAAAAAGATGGTTTCGATTCAGGTTCAAGAAAGAAATCATTGATTATATGTAATCTGACTCGTTCAGTTGAGTTCACAGAGCATACCTACTTGTGGTCAGATTTAGATTAACAATTAATGTCAAATTGGAAGattctcctttcttttctcagaCAATCAAACGTTTGTTTGTATGGAAGAGattatatttcttcttcaatcCTTCCTACGTGTCATCTACTATGAAAGTACGGCTCCATGCTTATACACCACTAGATTTTCTTATGAAAGTACATCCCCACGCCTATAAACCACTAGAATTACTCATATTTTCTTACTTATAATCTTAGTATGATTTGTTCTCTTaacatgaaataaaataattatgcagAATTGATTATacctttttttcaaaatatttaaaataaaatatctttcaattgtgttaataaaattctcaaaattagtaattaaaaataatgtctCTTTAAATGGCAATAAGAGGTAAAATCTTCACTTCTACACCAAATGAGTCATTACTTTTATAGCAGTATATTACAAACGATTGCTTCCTATTTGCagttttaaaactaattagattttttatgaataaaaaatgtataGATTTCCatctaaaataagaaaaaagattgatcagataataataaatataaaaaaagaaagattaatttattatacagTAATcatatagaaatattttttttaatatttgaaaggAGTCGGGACAAAGAAATGAAAGGAAgatataattcttaaatttgatttcttatgtaaattttatcaaacacaTCCTGAAACTTGTTATGTTAATTTGACATATTAAGTTGGTCTAAAGATAATATACAAGATCAGAACGAGCAATTAATGAGTATTCAATTATTGGACTATCCATCTCCAAGCACATGCATTTCTATCacaattattaatcaaaacgAAATCAATCGAGTTGTAGTTGACTGAAAATAAGTTTCTTTTGTTCAGGTTGCACTGACTGGGTTTGTTTCTTGAATTGTGCATTCCAAGGTGTAAATTCTTGGTACACTATGAGTGTAGAAGCTAAAGATTATTTTGAACGCCCGGACCCTTCTCCGGCCCCTCTCTCTATTTTCCAAGAATTTCAGAGGAGGAGACAAGCATCAACATCACTCGCAATCACTTGCAATTTCCATCTAATTTTGTGTTGACTggtaaaaatcaaaagaatgtGATTGGTCCAATTTTCGGCTAAATTATTAAGAGATTTGAATGTAATTAGCCctgattttttctttgatttccaAATGGTGGTCCaacatcatttatttttatttggtcgtctaagttttataaatattaaaatgattatcGAAATCTCGACATAGGatataaacttttaatatttcacTAACAGAGtattaatagaaattgaattgaatgtgTATGTACATGCATTCAACCTCAAATCGGAGTCCCATCAGAATTGAGTAGGTTAATTAAGCCAACATTGAAGCTGAATTCCTCATTGAGCATATTGTGCCTTTCTCCCTCTCAAGTAAAAACAATATTACTGGTAATAAGTTATTCTAGGAGCACCTGTTCGTGTTCTTCAAAATTGAAATACCATTTTCAAGGGTTTGATTGGAGAGAAGGTGTGATGCACACAAAATGGTCCCGTAGGAATCCAAGAGACACATGAAGAGTATAGAAATTCCTTTGTGGTGGGGTTTAGTTAGTGTGacatctttaaaaaattaaaaaattatatgaccTTTGCTCTACCTCTTAAGGTATCAAGGTAACCAATGGAAGCACCCTAAATTTTAAAGACCACATTGAAAGTTGTGCATTTATTCATACTATTTCACGTGATTGTTTAAGATTTCTTCATGattgttctttaatttaagtttgaaagatttttgtttatcttttcttcttctcttttcccCCTTAATCGTGCACTCACTTTAGGCATTCGTGTGACATTCAGTTTCTCTGTTGTTAAGCCATGTGACTATATTCattgttttcaaatatcaCATTCATAATTAATATCAGTGGTAGTGGTAAATTCGTACTGCTAAATTAAGACATACATGATTGATTAATCAAGTTACTGTAATGGAAGTGAAACTCTTGCTTTTATCGCATTGTATAAATCAAAAGCCTATCTGATCCCTTGTTAAACTACACAGCATTAACGTTAACCCTCAAGGTTAAGAGAACTTGAACTTTGGGCAGATAATGAAACCTTTTCGAATGCACTATGCGAGGATACGCCCTTAAAATGAGCAAAAACAAAATCAGAAAGCCAAACAAGGGCAATTATCCTCAAGTAAGACACCTTCACTTCACATCCTGAACCGAACTCCCAAATCTTAGTAAGAGCAAACAACagacaagaaaataaaggaattATTGAGACTGAGAGTGGTCCGTTTGCTCTTAATCTATTAGATTTAGACAGATAAACGTGATAATATGACTATTGACCAACCCCACCTACTATGAATGCGACAGGCAGctacttttctttaattatattttgaagaaaaatataatttacattGTCTTTCTaaagtaaatttatgaaatgtatttaagaattcaaaatatatGTATTCAACTGAAGTCGtcgatatttatttatacttttatttacttatatttgtagaattagttaaataactaaactcaaatttcaataaaaaaatgaatctTATATCAGTAAACTAATGCATTTCATAAGCTTCCAATACTTGTTTCAACATTATTAGTTCATTTTATCTTCATTATTAGTGCAAAAGATGAATTTTCAAACCCATAAAGCCattttttgaaaacaaaataatgtTGCGTGTAACCATATCAAATGCAAAGTTATTTCATATAGAAATATGTCCAGCTGGTATAAGACAAAATGGTATTCAGGTGATAATATGATTAATCACAAATGGATATGGAACTAAAAATGACCTTGAGAAATTTATTTCCCttaatttatgttaaataaaataaataaattcatgaGCAGTGGCTTGAATGGTATTCCTTTTTTATGAGAAGTAAAGATAAAAGATAGAGATGGAGGATGGGGGATGGGGGATGGAGGCCATGGCTCTTCTAACTTCTTAAAATCTTAGtatgtttctatttttttaataaaaagaaattaagttgGCTCcccttaattttattaatattttagtttattcttataatttctttcaaaattcttagtttgatctttttcaatatttcaGTCTGACCCTTTTAAATTGCTTTCAAATTTGATGCCATCATCAATCAATGTTAATATGGTGAATGTAAAATAGTTAATATGGGGAACATAAAATACTATTTGTTATGTAACCGATGACTCAGTTGATCTCCTAtgagttaaaagaaaaaataataataatgtctTATACTTTCTGTGcataatttatgttttaattttcctatcttattattattattatgggtAAATACATAATTCAGCAATTTTTAGCAGTCAAATGATTTTGGATTCCGAAATTTCCATAAAAACACATGGCCACAGCTCATCCCAAGAACAGCTGCGTACTCGAACATCGACAacatattcaaattttcaatcGTCAACAAGGAAACAACTTCTAATAAATCATTGAAATACTTTTTTGAACTCTTGTGGTGCTGCCGTGATTGGAAAAAAGGGTCGAGTTTCCAATGTTATTATAATTCATAAACTTTCAATCTTCTTCACCCCTTCAGTTATTTTCAGTTTCTCTATGTCAGTTCAATACATAaagctatttttattataagttttgatctctctctctttctcctcTCCTCCACTAATTCCCTTCTTAGTAAGAATAGGTAGCTGCTACATGATACCTCCATGATCTCTCTTAGTGCCTTTTTCCCTATCCAATTATCAAAAGCCTAAGCTAATGATAGAACTTTCAGAAAATCTGTcaaaatttgttaaaagctaTCCATTTATAAACCTAAGATGATAACAAAATAGCTCAATTTTAAtgggttttttttatatctttttgtaattttttagatctaatcttattttactttgatgATTTTTTCATGTTcgaaattattataataaatctGTTGATTTGTCTAagttagtactcgcaagtgcacaAACTGTTCTTATAATAAGGGTAAGTTCATAACGAGATTGATCTCTCAAGAAACTATGAGGccatttattataaagacaaattatcaatataaaacaataaaagtaaatctaaacactctataGCAGTATTTTTtgagagaataatatttataaagtaaattaaataaactataaagtgAATATGCAATGATGTAATGtatgaaaattatatgttaaataCAGTATTTAGCCTAgtcatttacttagtaatcactttgttttactttaaagctagatctaatgaatgagatggtgatgtgtctttttctttagccactcaaactaattatgtaattaaagTTTCTTATACCTATATAGATTGAAACAAAATTGGTGtttctaatacattcaacctaaatatgttcataacaattgctattgctaaattaatattgatagttaactaacaataataactgaaactaataaagatatgaaggtaaagaaattattattaaataaataaataacaatattcatacaaaagtaaaaaggataaactaaacactttgaaaactagcctaatatatttaactcaatggtcattataattaaatagaaagacataaaacaataaagtaaaagctccctctatatcaaaaatttcttcaaataggaagatgattggttATCATTCTCTACTTCTTGAAAAGGTCCTAAGATCTTAAATAGAATaatgaaaaactaaattaaagtgTTTATGGAAGAACTATAGAGATAATGATGGGTAGATGTAAAGAGCAGATAGGAGAAAACTCTACTCCTcctttaagaattaaatttacagagatatatatagagaaaagtCATCCTCTAAGTAAGTATTCCTAGAGATAAGTATATTAATATACGTATAACTGATAGATAAGACTATATGTATCCTTATCTCCATCAAGTACTAttccataaataactcttaatataaacaaatcctaataattatacaaaatgactaaaatgcCCCCCTTGGGCCTTGTAATTTTTGACTAGCATAGCAAATAGCAGGTCCATATGTCTTAATCTTGAGCGTTGACACAAACATATCTAATTAAGTTTATTTCTGAgtattttctcctttttttttcttgaccAATATTACCTGAAAATAGAGAATTAAGTTTAAATGAGGTattaatacttatttttaccatattatatatagaaaatatattattaaagttctaaaatatcctaaatatctatatataatttgaatatattatctgttcttttttaatataattaaaatgcctCTAAAATGGtagaaaaagtaattaaagaaaaattaatatgagaacaaaagaataaaataaatatcgcTGCAGCGACCTCATTAATAGTCATTGATTAGAGTTAGAATAAAAACAACCTCATTGATAGTCATTGATTAGAGTtagaataaaaagataatcttaaatttaagtttttgaggagaaaaaaagaatgtcTCTTGTAATCTTGACCCGATTGGTAGGTAGCAAAATATGTCCTTAGAATATTACAATTGGATAGataatattacaattaaaGTCCTAGATAATATGATAGTTGAAATTTGAGAACATATTTATAATTGcctttgatttaattcatgGCAGGAGTCCGTTTTCTGAATGGAATCATGGATGTGGTGGACACATGAATGGATCCcttatttattgtaatttgTAAGTATTTGTTGTTCTGTTGCCATCTCAGACCCAGAGGCAATGTATAACAGCCACTCCTTCAATATCTAATATGCGTTGAATAAGATGTCCCCTGAGCCTATTAATATTATCCCGTCTCAATCTCATCTGCGACCCCATGTACAAGACGACTCCCAACAGTGCCCTTTGCTTGCTATTATCCCCTCTCAAGCTATTGAGTATTTTCTTGCCTAATTTTTCCAACGGAAGGCCGAAGAGAAGAGCCAAGTTGTTTCATGGCTTTCCCAAAGAGCTTTGTGAGTCGCATGCCATTTCATTCCATGACTTGGAATCAAGGTCTCTTGGCTAATTTTTGGGCCAATGCCTGGGATGATTGTTGGGTTGAGCCTCATAAGTGCTACCAAACTTTCCTTTGGTAGAGCATCTAAGACCGGACATCTAaacaaaaaatggaaaaactaAAGTCAAGCTATTCCTACtataatactaatattaaattttaaaataggcgaaaaataataaataaataggtaTAGCATAgagattattaataaaatttgaatttgaattgaTAAGCAATCTAACTTTATTGGGTGTGAATCCACCtattattaagataattaaaacTGTTCATTTAAATGGATGGTTTATAATACTTATAAACTCTTTCATAtccttaaatatttatttactttaaaatatgatatattttagattcttCCAACCTAGTGTAACTGGGACTAGATATTAAGTTGTGTAAAATAAATGTCAAGCGCTCTTTTCCTAAAATGCGGTAGCGAACTTTTGAGACTAGactttcaaataaaaaataaaaataaaattatatccactctaatattataaataatataaaataaatgagaggTGTCcgaataaataagtaaaatatagacctaataataatttttaaattaataacaattGAATCTTATTAGGTTTAGATTCAACCATCGccaaataattaaacttaattacttaagctgataaaatatattattgacGTCATGCATCTTAAATTTTGATACAAGTGAGATGATCAATCAAACGAAGTAGAGCCCATTAATAAGATTTGAATTAATACTAATAAGGTTTTATTCATGTTAGCTAACTTACCAAATGAGTAAACTAATCACTTATATAACTCGATAGGCTTCCactactaattaattaatttattttagcaaTACGGGGTACTATAACAGTACTgtcttaattaaaaataataattcaaagagCAATCATAATTTGAAAACTCAGATAGGTGATTAGACCAGTAAACTACTGCATAGTCGAATGGAATTAGAATAATTGCcagaaaaattcataaaattagcCGGTAGATTCACTACTACCCGATTATTGGtgcagaaaaaataaataaataaataataactctAACAGCAATTTGGACTTGTAAGGAAACTGAACGACAGACAATTGGTCTAAATAGGTCATATTAATTGGAAGTCCATAGAGCCAAAAAGGAAgcatatttcttttctgacatttttatgtatattgtttgtagattaaaaaaaaaaaggaaaaagaaaaagaaaatgccaaggaaataataaatagcAAGTGGTagtttcaaattttctatCTGTGTTGCTTTTTGTCTTGTCTGGACATGAACTCtctaattaagaaaagaaaaatctcttaCCATTTTGAGATTCGTGTTTTATTTGAATCTAGCCAACTGCCCCCTGGTTTTCCTCAGACACTGCGCTGTGGTCTACTGTAAGAGTTTCAGTTTCCTTCCCCACTAACACCTTATTTATATACTCTACATTGCTTAATCCTGCTCGGTCCACCATTCTCTAAGTTTAGTTATTTGATCAACTCCTATAAAACAATGGCTAATGATAAACAGATTACTCAAACCTATGATACTGAAAGCTGTTTTCAGTGTCAGGTTAAAATCTCagtttatatatttgtctAGTTTCCCGCACCAAATTTTTACTGTATTGTCAGGTAATG
This window harbors:
- the LOC8289025 gene encoding transcription factor bHLH162, with protein sequence MKKTNSTGSPKLDRKTVERNRRIHMKGLCFKLASLIPSHHLKHSKDTLSQQDQLDHAAAYIKHLKERIEKLKKMKEQAMRSLATNSTNNNALDATTMGSRLPMIELRDLGSSIEVILISGLKKNFMLYEVITIVEEEGAEVVSASFSTVGDKVFHIIHAQVKISRVGVETSRVCQRLQKLVDWSCI